In Methylocystis echinoides, one genomic interval encodes:
- a CDS encoding four-helix bundle copper-binding protein, with product MHVQEMISAHPDVKGQVNDALIRCIEECYDCGQSCLSCADACLGEQDANQLKQCIRLNLDCADVCFATGATGARRTGSNEELIRSMLETCAVACRLCAEECEKHASRHEHCRVCAESCRRCEEACEGAVRTIGFRH from the coding sequence ATGCACGTCCAGGAAATGATCAGTGCGCACCCCGACGTAAAGGGTCAGGTCAATGACGCGCTCATCCGCTGCATCGAAGAGTGCTACGATTGCGGCCAGTCCTGCCTGTCCTGCGCCGACGCCTGCCTCGGCGAGCAAGACGCGAATCAGCTGAAGCAGTGCATTCGCCTCAATCTCGATTGCGCCGACGTCTGTTTCGCCACAGGGGCCACGGGCGCGCGGCGCACGGGCTCGAATGAAGAGCTTATCCGTTCGATGCTGGAAACCTGCGCGGTGGCCTGCCGCCTCTGCGCGGAAGAGTGTGAGAAACACGCATCTCGTCACGAGCACTGCAGGGTCTGCGCCGAATCCTGTCGGCGCTGCGAAGAAGCCTGCGAGGGCGCCGTTCGCACCATCGGCTTCCGGCATTAG
- a CDS encoding c-type cytochrome, methanol metabolism-related, which produces MRSSLFGALALGVMTFVGTSAMAEAPGDPKAVKSTDGKYFDAKGDPTYNVAADGTVDWYTFSGYRRYHAECHVCHGPNGGGSTYAPALKDSVKRFNYAEFAGIVIGGRQNGNSVMPAFADNKNAVCYVDDLYVYLRALSTGAIQAGRPEKKEARPEAFAKAEAECMSAK; this is translated from the coding sequence ATGAGATCGTCGCTTTTCGGGGCGCTGGCCCTGGGCGTCATGACCTTTGTGGGAACCTCCGCCATGGCCGAGGCGCCCGGAGACCCCAAGGCCGTCAAATCGACCGACGGCAAATATTTCGACGCCAAGGGCGATCCCACCTATAACGTCGCGGCCGACGGCACGGTGGACTGGTACACCTTCTCCGGCTATCGCCGCTATCACGCCGAATGCCACGTCTGCCACGGCCCGAACGGCGGCGGCTCGACCTACGCCCCCGCGCTGAAGGATTCGGTGAAGCGCTTCAATTATGCGGAATTCGCCGGCATCGTGATTGGCGGCCGTCAGAACGGCAACAGCGTCATGCCGGCCTTCGCCGACAACAAGAACGCCGTCTGCTACGTCGACGACCTTTACGTCTATCTCCGCGCGCTCTCGACCGGCGCCATCCAGGCCGGCCGCCCGGAGAAGAAGGAAGCCCGTCCCGAGGCCTTCGCCAAGGCCGAAGCCGAGTGCATGAGCGCCAAGTAA
- the xoxF5 gene encoding lanthanide-dependent methanol dehydrogenase XoxF5, with the protein MRKLLLSASVGILALVTSGQSYAQKWQLTPEDAAKYAPPAPAATAPAPAASTSAATSSDELLALQKDPKQWVSPTGDYANVRHSALKQITADNVAKLQLAWQFSTGVLRGHEGAPLVVGDVMYLHTPFPNIVYALDLKDPDHKILWKYEPKQDPSVVPVMCCDTVNRGLAYGDGKIFLAQADTTLVALDAKTGKLVWSVKNGDPSKGQTSTAAPHVFKDKVFVGIAGGEFGVRGHITAYSVKDGKQAWRGYSMGPDADTLIDPDKTTHLGKVVGKDSGISTWQGDQWQTGGGTTWGWYSYDPELNLVYYGSGNPSTWNPVQRPGDNRWSMTIWARDLDTGKVKWLYQMTPHDEWDYDGINEMVLADQPIGGKTVKTLVHFDRNGFGYTLDRTNGDLLVAEKYDPAVNWATKVDMDKASPTYGRPLVVDKYSTQHNGEDTNTQNVCPAALGSKDQQPASYDAATGLFLVPTNHVCMDYEPFRVSYTAGQPYVGATLEMFPAGRVLGDGTNHTGNFIAWDAKVGKIVWSNKEQFSVWGGATSTDGGVTFYGTLEGYLKAVDTKTGKELYKYKTPSGIIGNVITYEAGGKQYVAVLSGVGGWAGIGLAAGLSKSNEGLGAVGNYASLANYTALGGVLSVFALPN; encoded by the coding sequence ATGCGAAAGCTGTTGCTGTCGGCTTCAGTGGGTATCCTCGCTCTTGTGACATCGGGTCAGTCCTACGCGCAGAAGTGGCAGCTTACGCCGGAAGATGCCGCGAAATACGCGCCTCCTGCTCCTGCCGCGACCGCGCCTGCGCCGGCCGCCTCGACGTCGGCCGCGACGTCTTCGGACGAGCTTCTCGCTTTGCAGAAGGACCCCAAGCAGTGGGTGTCGCCGACGGGCGACTACGCCAATGTCCGCCATTCGGCGTTGAAGCAGATCACCGCCGACAATGTGGCGAAGCTGCAGCTCGCCTGGCAGTTTTCGACGGGCGTTCTGCGCGGCCACGAGGGCGCGCCGCTGGTCGTGGGCGACGTGATGTATCTGCATACGCCGTTCCCCAACATCGTTTATGCGCTCGATCTGAAGGATCCCGACCACAAGATCCTCTGGAAATACGAGCCCAAGCAGGATCCGTCGGTCGTGCCGGTGATGTGCTGCGACACGGTCAACCGCGGCCTCGCCTATGGCGACGGCAAGATCTTCCTCGCCCAGGCCGACACGACGCTCGTCGCGCTCGACGCCAAGACCGGCAAGCTCGTCTGGTCGGTGAAGAACGGCGATCCGTCCAAGGGCCAGACCTCGACCGCCGCTCCGCATGTGTTCAAGGACAAGGTCTTCGTCGGCATCGCCGGCGGCGAGTTCGGCGTGCGCGGCCATATCACCGCCTATTCGGTGAAGGACGGCAAGCAGGCGTGGCGCGGCTACTCGATGGGCCCGGACGCCGACACGCTGATCGACCCCGACAAGACCACCCATCTCGGCAAGGTCGTGGGCAAGGATTCGGGCATTTCGACCTGGCAGGGCGACCAGTGGCAGACGGGCGGCGGCACCACCTGGGGCTGGTATTCCTACGACCCGGAGCTGAACCTCGTTTATTACGGCTCGGGCAACCCCTCGACGTGGAACCCGGTGCAGCGCCCGGGCGACAATCGCTGGTCGATGACGATCTGGGCGCGCGACCTCGACACCGGCAAGGTGAAGTGGCTCTATCAGATGACGCCCCACGACGAGTGGGACTATGACGGCATCAATGAGATGGTGCTGGCCGATCAGCCGATCGGCGGCAAGACGGTCAAGACGCTGGTTCACTTCGACCGCAACGGCTTCGGCTATACGCTCGACCGCACCAACGGCGATCTGCTGGTCGCCGAGAAATACGATCCGGCGGTGAACTGGGCGACGAAGGTCGACATGGACAAGGCGTCGCCGACCTATGGGCGTCCGCTGGTCGTCGACAAATATTCGACGCAGCACAATGGCGAGGACACCAACACGCAGAACGTCTGCCCGGCGGCGCTGGGGTCGAAGGACCAGCAGCCGGCCTCCTACGACGCGGCGACGGGTCTGTTCCTGGTGCCGACGAACCACGTCTGCATGGATTATGAGCCGTTCCGCGTGAGCTATACGGCGGGCCAGCCCTACGTCGGCGCGACGCTGGAGATGTTCCCGGCGGGGCGGGTTCTCGGCGACGGGACGAACCACACCGGCAATTTCATCGCCTGGGACGCGAAGGTCGGCAAGATCGTGTGGTCGAACAAGGAGCAGTTCTCGGTTTGGGGCGGGGCGACGTCGACGGACGGCGGCGTGACCTTCTACGGGACGCTCGAAGGCTATCTGAAGGCGGTCGACACCAAGACCGGCAAGGAGCTCTACAAGTATAAGACGCCGTCGGGCATCATCGGCAACGTCATCACCTATGAGGCGGGCGGCAAGCAGTATGTGGCGGTGCTGTCGGGCGTCGGCGGCTGGGCGGGCATCGGTCTGGCGGCCGGTCTCTCCAAGTCCAACGAGGGCCTCGGCGCGGTCGGCAATTACGCCTCGCTCGCCAATTACACCGCGCTCGGCGGCGTGCTCAGCGTGTTTGCGCTGCCGAACTAA
- a CDS encoding SemiSWEET transporter: protein MDVAGFIGAAAAICSTASFAPQAWKIIKTRDTESISGKMYVLTVAAFALWMSYGVLRGDWALIAPNAICFALAAFILTMKQLPQRKKDAVADALDPEA, encoded by the coding sequence ATGGACGTCGCGGGCTTTATTGGGGCCGCCGCCGCCATTTGCTCGACGGCGAGCTTCGCCCCGCAAGCCTGGAAGATCATCAAGACGAGGGACACAGAGTCGATCTCCGGCAAGATGTATGTCCTGACGGTCGCCGCCTTCGCATTGTGGATGTCTTATGGCGTCCTGCGCGGGGACTGGGCGCTGATCGCGCCGAACGCCATCTGCTTTGCGCTTGCGGCGTTCATCCTGACGATGAAACAGCTGCCCCAGCGCAAAAAGGACGCCGTCGCCGACGCGCTGGACCCGGAAGCATAG